A region from the Canis lupus dingo isolate Sandy chromosome 9, ASM325472v2, whole genome shotgun sequence genome encodes:
- the KLHL11 gene encoding kelch-like protein 11 isoform X2, whose protein sequence is MAAAAVAAAAAAAAAASLQVLEMESMETAAAGSAGLAAEVRGSGTVDFGSGPGISAMEASGGDPGPEAEDFECSSHCSELSWRQNEQRRQGLFCDITLCFGGAGGREFRAHRSVLAAATEYFTPLLSGQFSESRSGRVEMRKWSSEPGPEPDTVEAVIEYMYTGRIRVSTGSVHEVLELADRDDSAAVRNGLKGIGMEASETG, encoded by the exons ATGGCGGCGGCGGCAgtggctgcggcggcggcggcggcagcggccgCGTCTCTGCAGGTGCTGGAGATGGAGAGCATGGAGACGGCCGCCGCCGGCTCTGCAGGGCTGGCCGCCGAAGTCCGAGGCAGCGGCACGGTGGACTTCGGGTCTGGGCCCGGCATCTCTGCAATGGAGGCGAGCGGGGGCGATCCGGGCCCGGAGGCCGAGGATTTCGAGTGCAGCTCTCACTGCTCAGAGCTGTCCTGGAGGCAGAACGAGCAGCGGCGCCAGGGCCTCTTCTGCGACATTACCTTGTGCTTCGGCGGCGCGGGAGGCCGCGAGTTCCGGGCCCACCGTTCGGTGCTGGCCGCCGCCACCGAGTACTTCACGCCCCTGCTCTCGGGCCAGTTCTCGGAGTCCCGCTCGGGCCGGGTGGAGATGCGCAAGTGGAGCTCTGAACCCGGGCCCGAGCCCGACACGGTGGAAGCCGTTATCGAATACATGTACACCGGGCGCATCCGCGTCAGCACGGGCAGCGTGCACGAGGTGCTGGAGTTGGCCGACAG agATGATTCTGCTGCTGTGAGAAATGGACTGAAAGGGATAGGAATGGAGGCTTCAGAGACTGGTTAG